The Dasypus novemcinctus isolate mDasNov1 chromosome 2, mDasNov1.1.hap2, whole genome shotgun sequence genome includes a region encoding these proteins:
- the LOC139439947 gene encoding uncharacterized protein → MARRERKGEGETGGRRGKKERRAGWPPRVGGRSRGRGTPSSDLIGVGRRELERSGRAREAPGAGARKSSRGGDRQPQRPANGPPSPSDRPRLLPPRDPIRPRPTTTPRSPFPPPPSLFSPHPNPAGTHSGKEERPGPARHLRRRIASRRRAPADVTPPERRPEVSATPHPTTPQRAGRSELRRFGASPGQGRGAWRSGMRAAGGCAHLGPDCALRGRPKSPLPPPSSTCRCRLQNKGTNHFQCAFIPRLLQPRLTPPTYPPTPKVGPPYLARGPPTLVHDHQLLSFPTLPSQGVICPTPFPTPKPHFALHSPCESLGAHSARVQPAHVPSLPDPGGHGSEHVPASGDLPPQCPPPLRPAATTCLLGSETWICPELFTQDAVTTVPSTPPPLKETNDPNICSWFAHSFIQEMFFEDHEIVEIYFSFLGFGSGIREEGK, encoded by the exons ATGGCC cGACGTgaaaggaagggggagggagagacgGGAGGAAGgcgagggaagaaagaaaggcgAGCCGGGTGGCCGCCGCGCGTTGGGGGCCGGAGCCGCGGCCGCGGGACTCCCAGCTCTGACCTAATTGGAGTCGGGAGACGCGAGCTGGAGCGGAGTGGGCGAGCGCGGGAGGCTCCGGGTGCCGGGGCGCGCAAGTCCAGCAGGGGAGGGGACCGACAGCCGCAGCGGCCCGCTAACGGCCCGCCAAGCCCTTCCGACCGGCCCAGGCTCCTGCCGCCCCGGGACCCGATCCGGCCGCGGCCCACAACGACTCCCAGGTCGCCtttccctcccccgccctccctcttctccccccaccccaacccagcCGGCACTCACTCAGGGAAGGAGGAGCGGCCCGGGCCTGCGCGTCACTTACGTCGACGTATCGCGTCACGGCGTCGGGCTCCGGCTGACGTGACTCCTCCCGAGCGCCGACCGGAGGTGTCGGCcacgccccaccccaccaccccccaaaGGGCGGGGCGGAGCGAGCTGCGGAGATTTGGCGCTAGCCCAGGGCAAGGCCGCGGGGCTTGGAGAAGTGGAATGCGGGCTGCGGGGGGTTGTGCCCATTTAGGGCCAGACTGTGCTCTGCGAGGGCGTCCTAAATCGCCTCTTCCACCGCCTAGTTCTACTTGCCGCTGCCGACTTCAGAATAAAGGCACCAACCATTTTCAATGCGCTTTTATTCCGCGGCTCCTCCAGCCACGCCTCACCCCGCCCACTTACCCCCCCACACCAAAGGTCGGCCCGCCTTACCTAGCCCGTGGTCCTCCCACTCTCGTCCACGATCATCAACTCctttccttccccaccctcccctcccaagGCGTAATTTGCCCTACACCTTTCCCTACCCCTAAGCCGCACTTCGCCCTCCATTCTCCCTGCGAGAGCCTAGGCGCTCACTCCGCTCGGGTCCAGCCCGCGCACGTGCCCTCGCTCCCAGACCCGGGCGGCCACGGGAGCGAGCACGTTCCGGCCTCCGGGGATCTTCCTCCCCAGTGCCCGCCCCCGCTGCGCCCGGCCGCCACCACGTGTTTGCTGGGCTCTGAAACCTGGATCTGCCCTGAATTATTTACACAGGATGCTGTTACTACAGTCCCTTCTACACCACCCCCCCTTAAAGAGACCAATGACCCAAACATCTGCTCTTGGTTTGCTCATTCATTTATCCAAGAAATGTTTTTTGAGGATCATGAGATAGTGGAGATTTACTTTTCATTCCTGGGGTTTGGGAGTGGGATTAGAGAAGAAGGCAAATAG